Proteins co-encoded in one Synechococcus elongatus PCC 6301 genomic window:
- a CDS encoding ArsR/SmtB family transcription factor, with product MNSAALAQVADYFKLLSESTRLQVLCTLKEGALSVSEIVAASGLGQANVSKHLKLLHQAGVVSRTPRQGCVYYEICDSTVFELCEVVSQRLVQHLAEQQAVLSHWR from the coding sequence ATGAACTCTGCTGCTCTGGCGCAAGTCGCCGACTACTTCAAGCTGCTTTCAGAGTCGACTCGGTTGCAAGTGCTGTGCACCCTGAAGGAAGGTGCGCTCTCGGTTTCTGAAATTGTGGCGGCATCGGGGCTGGGGCAGGCTAATGTCTCGAAACACCTCAAACTGCTCCACCAAGCGGGGGTTGTGAGTCGGACGCCGCGACAGGGCTGTGTCTACTACGAAATCTGCGACTCCACGGTCTTTGAACTCTGCGAAGTAGTCAGTCAGCGGCTGGTGCAACATTTGGCGGAACAGCAGGCCGTGCTCAGTCACTGGCGTTGA